In Alkalihalobacterium alkalinitrilicum, a genomic segment contains:
- a CDS encoding phenylacetate--CoA ligase family protein, which produces MTKVMDQRGYQKYWNEERETLDPEKRNEIILNRIQKQLDYVYHTLPFYRKHYDNHNFKPSDVKTIEDFSRKVPIITKKMLVADQLENPTFGSYAGPFKSNEIARIQGSSGTSGTPTFYQVSKEDWERAAEIHAMAMWSTGLRPDDVIQIGFPFSLFFGGWGVLQGAERIGSTIFPLGAIESDKHLDLIERIKPSTFSGTVSYCMHLLMKAKEKGIDLQESSVTRLIAGGEIGASLPHTKEILTNGWNASLHDAGSTSEMYPFMTSTACESQSGVHLYQDEVFTEIVSGDDPHQPIAMGERGAIVYTHLWRQSQPMIRFWPGDESFMTDEPCSCGRTYPRLPHGVLGRLDDMLVIRGTNIYPSAIENIVRSLSWSSAEYQIIVDKKGALDEMLVKIEYKNERREDQRLQMENEAKELFKTKLGIRIGVELIEQGSLPETIFKARRVVDNRKTS; this is translated from the coding sequence ATGACAAAAGTGATGGACCAAAGAGGATACCAAAAATATTGGAACGAGGAGAGAGAAACATTAGATCCCGAAAAAAGAAATGAAATCATATTAAACAGAATACAAAAACAATTAGATTACGTCTATCACACATTACCTTTTTATCGAAAACATTATGATAATCATAATTTTAAGCCTTCTGATGTTAAAACAATTGAAGACTTTTCAAGGAAAGTTCCCATTATTACTAAAAAGATGCTTGTAGCGGATCAATTGGAAAACCCGACTTTCGGAAGTTATGCTGGACCGTTTAAATCAAATGAGATTGCAAGGATACAAGGTTCAAGTGGCACATCTGGAACACCTACTTTTTATCAAGTAAGTAAAGAGGACTGGGAACGTGCGGCTGAAATTCATGCAATGGCCATGTGGTCCACTGGACTAAGACCTGATGATGTTATTCAAATAGGTTTCCCCTTTTCTTTATTCTTTGGGGGATGGGGTGTTTTACAAGGTGCAGAAAGGATAGGTTCAACCATTTTTCCATTAGGAGCGATTGAATCAGATAAACATTTAGATTTGATTGAGAGAATTAAACCTTCGACTTTTTCGGGGACTGTCTCTTATTGCATGCATTTACTTATGAAGGCGAAGGAAAAAGGAATCGATTTACAGGAAAGTTCAGTTACTAGACTGATCGCTGGTGGAGAAATTGGTGCTTCTTTACCTCATACTAAGGAAATATTAACAAATGGTTGGAATGCTAGTCTTCATGACGCAGGGTCTACATCTGAAATGTATCCATTTATGACAAGTACAGCTTGTGAGTCTCAATCAGGTGTTCACCTTTATCAAGATGAGGTTTTTACTGAAATTGTTAGTGGGGACGACCCTCATCAACCAATTGCTATGGGTGAGCGTGGAGCTATAGTTTACACACACTTATGGAGACAATCTCAGCCAATGATCCGGTTTTGGCCTGGCGATGAAAGCTTTATGACGGATGAACCGTGTTCGTGCGGTAGAACATATCCTCGTTTACCACATGGTGTGTTAGGTCGTTTAGACGATATGCTCGTCATTCGGGGTACGAACATTTATCCAAGTGCCATTGAAAATATTGTTAGATCATTAAGTTGGAGTAGTGCTGAATATCAGATCATCGTAGACAAAAAGGGTGCATTAGATGAAATGCTAGTGAAGATAGAATATAAGAATGAAAGAAGAGAGGATCAAAGATTACAAATGGAAAACGAAGCAAAAGAGTTGTTCAAAACAAAACTCGGGATAAGAATTGGCGTAGAGTTAATTGAACAAGGTTCACTGCCAGAAACGATTTTTAAAGCAAGAAGAGTCGTTGATAATCGAAAAACTAGCTAA
- a CDS encoding thiolase family protein, whose amino-acid sequence MNEVVIAGVGMTQFGKFIDRGLKDLGTEAVNKALNDAGIQKEAIQAAYVGNAVAGVVTGQETIRGQVVLKSAGIGGIPIFNIENACASSSTALHLATIGIKAGMYDCVLVLGVEKMTHEDRNIMFKSFEGGLDVEEMKHILDQSTGAHSVTMDVYASIARKFMYQSGVTKEHLAMVASKNHTNGSLNPYAQRSKT is encoded by the coding sequence ATGAATGAAGTCGTAATTGCAGGTGTAGGTATGACACAGTTTGGTAAATTTATTGATAGAGGCTTAAAAGATCTTGGAACCGAGGCTGTTAATAAAGCTTTAAATGATGCGGGAATCCAAAAGGAAGCTATTCAAGCAGCTTATGTTGGCAATGCGGTAGCTGGAGTTGTTACAGGTCAAGAAACGATTAGAGGACAAGTTGTTTTAAAGTCTGCTGGTATCGGCGGAATCCCAATATTTAATATTGAGAATGCGTGCGCAAGTTCCTCAACAGCGCTTCATTTAGCTACAATTGGTATAAAGGCTGGTATGTACGATTGCGTATTAGTGCTTGGTGTTGAAAAAATGACACATGAAGATCGAAATATTATGTTTAAGTCGTTCGAAGGTGGTTTAGATGTGGAAGAAATGAAGCATATTTTAGACCAATCAACAGGGGCACATAGTGTGACGATGGATGTCTATGCCTCTATCGCTCGGAAATTTATGTATCAATCTGGAGTTACAAAAGAACACTTAGCTATGGTTGCATCAAAAAACCACACAAATGGAAGTCTTAATCCTTATGCTCAACGTTCAAAAACGTGA
- a CDS encoding SDR family oxidoreductase — protein sequence MNTKKLFDLTGKTAIVTGGGRGLGEQLAISLAEFGADVVVCSRKVEDCERTSQKLRELGVKSLAIKCDVTNPDDINNVVEETIKEFGKIDILFNNSGATWGAPLEDLPLDKWNRVMDVNVTGIFLMSQAVGKQMIKQKSGKIINIASIAGLGGVSEDIMDAVGYNASKGAVITFTKDLAVKWGKHNIHVNAIAPGFFPTKMAKGLMEENAEAILAHTPLNRFGSEDDLKGAAVFLASEASGYVTGNILMVDGGFSAM from the coding sequence ATGAACACGAAGAAGCTATTTGATCTTACAGGCAAAACCGCAATTGTAACTGGAGGAGGACGTGGCTTAGGTGAACAACTAGCCATTTCCCTTGCCGAATTCGGAGCAGATGTTGTTGTTTGTTCAAGAAAGGTGGAGGATTGCGAAAGAACGAGTCAAAAACTACGCGAACTAGGTGTAAAATCATTAGCAATAAAGTGTGATGTTACAAATCCAGACGATATAAATAACGTAGTGGAAGAAACAATTAAAGAGTTCGGAAAAATAGATATATTATTTAACAACAGTGGGGCAACATGGGGGGCACCTCTCGAGGATTTACCATTAGATAAGTGGAACAGGGTAATGGATGTAAATGTGACGGGTATCTTTTTAATGTCACAAGCTGTAGGAAAACAGATGATCAAACAAAAATCTGGGAAAATTATTAATATCGCTTCTATTGCAGGCCTCGGTGGAGTTAGTGAGGATATAATGGATGCAGTTGGTTATAATGCAAGTAAAGGGGCTGTCATTACATTTACGAAGGATCTTGCTGTTAAATGGGGTAAACATAATATTCATGTAAATGCCATTGCACCAGGTTTCTTCCCTACAAAAATGGCAAAAGGTTTAATGGAAGAAAATGCCGAGGCAATACTAGCTCATACACCATTAAACCGATTTGGTTCAGAAGATGATTTAAAAGGTGCTGCTGTATTCTTAGCTTCAGAGGCAAGTGGGTATGTGACTGGAAATATTTTAATGGTTGATGGTGGATTTAGTGCGATGTAA
- a CDS encoding thiolase family protein, whose protein sequence is MREVVVIEAVRTPLGKKGGVFSNIRSDELAASVLKEVVKRAGIEAEMIEDVIMGCVTQVGEQAADIGRLASLLAGFPIEVPGTTVDRQCGSSQQAIHFASQAILSGDMDVVIAAGIENMTRVPMFSNFLGPVNFHPNLTSQFKMTNQGLSAEWIAEKWEIRREEMDEFAYESHQKAIRAINEKRFETQILPVEVLNQAGERETIIQDSGPRFNTSLEKLSTLSPVFKEGGKIHAGNSSQISDGASAVLLMEKQKAIDLGLNPKFKVLARTVIGSDPTLMLTGPITATEKILKRTGLSIDDIDIYEVNEAFASIPLAWLKETGAKPEKLNPNGGAIALGHPLGASGTRLFTTLIHELERTSGRYGLQTICEGHGMANATIIERIV, encoded by the coding sequence ATGAGAGAAGTTGTAGTTATAGAAGCAGTACGTACGCCTTTAGGAAAAAAAGGGGGCGTGTTTAGTAATATTCGATCCGATGAATTAGCTGCTTCTGTATTAAAAGAAGTTGTGAAAAGAGCAGGTATCGAAGCGGAAATGATTGAAGATGTTATTATGGGTTGTGTTACTCAAGTTGGGGAACAAGCTGCAGATATTGGAAGATTAGCAAGTCTACTTGCGGGCTTTCCGATAGAAGTTCCAGGTACTACAGTAGATCGGCAATGTGGATCTAGTCAACAAGCCATTCATTTTGCGTCTCAAGCTATTCTAAGTGGTGATATGGATGTTGTAATTGCAGCGGGTATCGAAAATATGACTAGAGTCCCTATGTTTTCAAACTTTCTAGGTCCAGTTAATTTCCATCCTAATTTAACCTCTCAATTTAAAATGACAAATCAAGGTTTGTCAGCTGAATGGATTGCCGAAAAATGGGAGATTAGAAGGGAAGAAATGGATGAGTTCGCATATGAGAGTCATCAAAAAGCAATAAGAGCAATAAATGAAAAAAGGTTTGAGACACAAATCTTGCCAGTTGAAGTTTTGAATCAGGCTGGAGAAAGGGAAACAATTATTCAAGACTCTGGCCCTCGGTTCAATACTAGTTTAGAGAAACTTAGTACATTATCACCTGTTTTTAAAGAGGGTGGTAAGATACATGCAGGAAATTCAAGTCAAATAAGTGATGGCGCATCAGCAGTTTTGCTAATGGAAAAACAAAAAGCAATTGACCTCGGATTAAATCCAAAATTTAAAGTTTTAGCAAGGACTGTTATCGGCTCAGATCCAACTCTTATGTTAACGGGACCAATAACTGCAACGGAAAAAATATTAAAGAGAACGGGTCTATCAATAGATGATATTGATATATATGAAGTCAATGAGGCTTTCGCATCGATACCATTGGCGTGGTTAAAAGAAACTGGTGCTAAGCCAGAAAAATTAAATCCTAATGGTGGTGCAATTGCACTCGGGCATCCTTTAGGTGCAAGTGGAACTCGGTTATTTACAACTTTAATTCATGAACTTGAACGAACAAGTGGAAGGTATGGGCTTCAGACGATTTGTGAAGGTCACGGCATGGCTAACGCTACAATAATTGAAAGAATCGTTTAG
- a CDS encoding cytochrome P450, with protein sequence MPIHDDLLAPEVVKNPYPYFHLLRTEDPVYWSDKWDGWILTRYHDINEALLNPGLTSQRIRPSKSMSKEKVLDMVSTFEILSKWMVFNDPPNHTRIRMLVNKAFTPKAVEEMRPFMYEVTDYLLDQVESAKKMDVIRDYAFVLPILVISKMLGLPDEDRGLLKQWSDDLLLLVFGAVKDSDRHERAQKGMQQMASYLGDVVNDRLKNPKDDLISSLVNAKEKGDALSKDEIIATCTLLVFGGHETTTNLIANGLLSLISNPEQLKLLKNNPSLIDTAIEELLRYDGPSKAIMRVAKKDVVINGKRIKEGQRLLLMQIAANRDPEVFDNEDELDITRKPNHHLGFGKGIHYCLGAPLARLEASVAINQVLKRFPTIRLETNDVEWQPIIISRALKSLPVLFD encoded by the coding sequence ATGCCGATCCATGATGATTTACTAGCACCAGAAGTGGTGAAAAACCCATATCCGTACTTTCATTTGCTACGTACGGAAGATCCTGTTTATTGGAGTGATAAGTGGGATGGTTGGATTTTGACTCGTTATCACGATATTAATGAAGCATTACTAAACCCAGGTTTAACGTCACAACGAATTAGACCATCTAAAAGCATGTCAAAAGAAAAGGTTTTAGACATGGTGTCGACCTTTGAAATCCTATCGAAATGGATGGTGTTTAATGATCCTCCAAACCATACTCGAATTCGAATGTTAGTGAATAAAGCATTTACACCGAAAGCGGTTGAAGAAATGCGCCCATTTATGTATGAAGTTACGGATTACTTATTAGATCAAGTTGAGAGTGCTAAGAAGATGGATGTGATCCGTGATTATGCTTTTGTATTACCGATCCTCGTAATCTCTAAAATGTTAGGTTTACCTGATGAAGATAGAGGTCTATTAAAGCAATGGTCTGATGATTTATTATTGCTTGTCTTTGGCGCAGTAAAAGATTCAGATCGACATGAAAGGGCACAAAAAGGGATGCAACAGATGGCCTCATATTTAGGTGATGTTGTTAATGATCGGTTGAAAAATCCGAAAGATGATTTAATCAGCTCCCTAGTAAATGCGAAAGAAAAAGGCGATGCTCTTTCAAAAGATGAAATTATTGCAACGTGTACGTTACTTGTTTTCGGTGGGCACGAGACAACGACTAACCTTATTGCGAATGGTTTACTATCTTTGATATCCAATCCAGAACAACTGAAGCTCTTAAAAAACAACCCTTCACTCATTGACACTGCTATTGAAGAATTACTTCGCTATGATGGGCCAAGTAAGGCTATTATGAGAGTGGCAAAAAAAGATGTAGTCATAAATGGAAAAAGAATAAAAGAAGGACAACGATTACTATTAATGCAAATTGCAGCAAATCGTGACCCAGAAGTCTTTGATAATGAAGATGAGTTGGATATTACGAGAAAACCAAATCACCATTTAGGCTTTGGTAAAGGTATTCACTATTGTTTAGGTGCTCCCCTAGCGAGATTAGAAGCTTCGGTCGCCATTAATCAAGTTTTAAAGCGTTTCCCAACCATTCGTTTAGAAACGAATGACGTAGAATGGCAACCTATTATTATCAGTCGAGCGTTGAAGAGCTTACCTGTTCTTTTTGATTAA
- a CDS encoding thiolase family protein: MLNVQKREVGEPSLIEGAGKAAYKEAGIGPEDIDVFEIHDAAASSELMTYEELGLCEHGNAAKLIVDKLTYLDGSKPVNTSGGLEAKGHPVGATGIGQICELVFQLRGEAGPRQIKGAKVALAENAGGFLGRENAASAITILKR; the protein is encoded by the coding sequence ATGCTCAACGTTCAAAAACGTGAAGTGGGTGAACCAAGCCTCATAGAAGGGGCTGGAAAAGCAGCATATAAAGAGGCTGGTATAGGGCCAGAGGATATTGATGTTTTTGAAATACATGATGCGGCAGCTTCTTCAGAGTTAATGACCTATGAAGAGCTCGGGTTATGTGAACATGGAAATGCAGCAAAATTAATAGTAGATAAGTTAACTTATCTAGATGGTTCAAAGCCAGTGAATACAAGTGGCGGACTTGAAGCAAAAGGTCATCCTGTTGGAGCAACTGGTATTGGTCAAATATGTGAATTGGTATTTCAATTGAGGGGAGAAGCTGGGCCTAGACAAATAAAAGGCGCGAAGGTTGCTCTGGCTGAAAATGCTGGTGGATTTTTAGGACGTGAAAACGCAGCGAGCGCAATAACGATTTTAAAAAGATAG
- a CDS encoding zinc-binding dehydrogenase — MKAIVLKDKVNPGEKKAELYLEEVPMPKPGPGEILVQLRTAALNRRDIFIRYGMYPGIQVPSTPGADGAGTIAELGEGVQGFEVGNEVVINPAMGWGDNPDFPKPTFSVLGVPIDGTYAQYIKIPAENVFKKPQYLSWEAAAALPLAGLTAYRSVVTKGQVKEGETVIIPGIGGGVATFALQIAVALGAKVYVTSSSDEKIEKAIKLGAAGGINYRNENWVKELKKLSGGADLSIDSIGGDTFNDLINLAKPGGRIVSFGATLGAVNNVVMPRIFFKQLTIMGSTMGTPKEFADMLALYEKNEIEPVVDQVYPLEQVDEAHQQMEKGSQFGKIVLTIPN; from the coding sequence ATGAAAGCTATTGTATTAAAAGATAAGGTGAATCCTGGAGAAAAAAAAGCTGAATTATATTTAGAAGAAGTTCCAATGCCTAAACCAGGACCTGGAGAAATATTGGTTCAATTACGGACGGCTGCACTAAATCGTCGAGATATTTTCATTCGCTATGGAATGTATCCAGGAATCCAAGTACCTTCTACGCCTGGAGCAGATGGTGCAGGTACTATCGCAGAACTAGGTGAAGGCGTTCAAGGTTTTGAAGTTGGTAATGAGGTCGTGATTAACCCTGCCATGGGATGGGGCGATAACCCTGATTTTCCAAAACCAACATTTTCTGTTTTGGGAGTGCCTATAGATGGAACTTATGCACAATACATTAAAATACCAGCTGAAAATGTATTCAAAAAGCCACAGTACCTTTCGTGGGAAGCCGCAGCTGCGTTGCCGTTAGCTGGACTAACTGCATACCGATCAGTTGTGACAAAAGGTCAGGTAAAAGAAGGTGAAACCGTCATTATTCCTGGGATTGGTGGTGGAGTAGCAACTTTTGCTTTACAAATAGCTGTAGCATTAGGTGCTAAGGTATATGTTACATCGAGTAGTGATGAAAAAATTGAAAAAGCAATAAAATTAGGTGCTGCTGGTGGTATTAATTATCGCAATGAAAATTGGGTAAAAGAATTGAAGAAGCTATCAGGAGGAGCCGACCTATCAATAGATAGTATTGGTGGAGACACTTTTAATGATTTAATTAATTTAGCAAAACCAGGTGGTAGAATTGTTTCTTTTGGAGCAACACTAGGTGCTGTAAATAATGTAGTTATGCCAAGAATTTTCTTTAAACAATTAACGATTATGGGGTCTACAATGGGGACGCCTAAAGAGTTTGCTGATATGTTGGCTCTTTATGAAAAAAATGAAATTGAGCCAGTAGTAGATCAAGTTTATCCGCTTGAACAGGTAGATGAAGCTCATCAACAAATGGAAAAGGGAAGCCAATTTGGAAAGATTGTTTTAACTATTCCTAATTAA
- a CDS encoding TRAP transporter large permease — protein sequence MLFVIFFLLIATNMPVAIALGISSLVVLIINDLATLNLFITASFGASDSFPLIAIPLFILAGEIMSKGGIAKRLVLFAEKLVGSFTGGLGIITVIASFIFAAISGSGPATVAAIGGIMLPYMINRGYSKPYAASFVASAGSMGPIVPPSILFILFGVMSGVSIGGLFIAGIIPGILIGIALIIVNYFICKKEGYVGGEKSTFKEMLKAFYDAKFALLAPVIVLGGIYGGIFTPTEAAVVAVFYSLVVSLFVHKEITFKDVPGIFMHTSAVSGGVLILVGAAAFFGRVLSLEQIPQFLSETLSGISSNPIVILLIINVFLLIVGMVMETIAALMIFVPLLLPIVMSLGVDPMHFGIIVCINLTLGLLTPPMGVNVFIASRMAGISFEKTFKYLFPIFSALLVVLLIVTLFPQLSLFLPSILR from the coding sequence ATGTTATTTGTAATTTTTTTCCTATTAATTGCAACTAATATGCCGGTGGCTATCGCCTTAGGTATTTCAAGTTTAGTTGTCCTTATCATCAATGATCTCGCTACATTAAACCTATTTATTACCGCTTCATTTGGTGCTAGTGATTCTTTTCCTCTTATCGCTATTCCTTTATTTATATTAGCTGGTGAAATTATGAGTAAAGGTGGAATTGCCAAACGTTTAGTTCTATTTGCAGAAAAACTCGTTGGCTCTTTCACTGGTGGTCTAGGAATTATTACAGTAATCGCTAGTTTCATATTCGCAGCAATTTCAGGATCTGGTCCTGCAACAGTAGCTGCTATTGGTGGTATTATGCTTCCGTATATGATTAATAGAGGGTATTCGAAACCATATGCCGCTTCATTCGTGGCTAGTGCTGGATCTATGGGTCCTATCGTTCCACCGAGTATTTTGTTTATCCTATTTGGAGTCATGTCTGGTGTATCAATTGGTGGATTATTTATTGCAGGTATAATTCCTGGGATCCTCATTGGTATAGCATTAATAATCGTCAATTATTTTATTTGTAAGAAAGAAGGATATGTTGGCGGTGAAAAAAGTACTTTTAAAGAAATGTTAAAAGCGTTTTATGATGCAAAGTTTGCTTTATTAGCGCCTGTAATTGTTTTAGGTGGTATCTATGGTGGAATTTTCACACCGACAGAAGCAGCTGTTGTCGCTGTTTTTTATAGTCTTGTAGTTAGTTTGTTTGTTCATAAAGAAATTACCTTTAAAGATGTTCCTGGGATCTTTATGCATACATCAGCTGTGAGTGGTGGAGTCTTAATCTTAGTAGGTGCTGCAGCGTTTTTTGGTCGAGTGTTATCTTTAGAACAAATTCCTCAGTTTTTATCAGAGACGCTTAGTGGAATTTCAAGTAATCCAATTGTGATTTTATTAATTATTAATGTCTTCTTACTCATTGTTGGTATGGTAATGGAAACGATTGCAGCACTCATGATTTTTGTTCCGTTACTTCTACCGATTGTAATGAGTTTGGGTGTAGATCCGATGCATTTCGGTATCATTGTTTGTATAAATTTAACCTTAGGTCTATTAACACCCCCTATGGGAGTTAATGTATTTATCGCTTCAAGAATGGCAGGCATTTCTTTCGAAAAAACCTTTAAGTATTTATTCCCCATTTTTAGTGCGTTATTAGTTGTTTTATTGATTGTAACTTTATTCCCACAACTATCATTATTCCTACCTAGTATCCTTAGGTAG